Proteins encoded by one window of Mycolicibacterium cosmeticum:
- a CDS encoding arabinosyltransferase domain-containing protein, which yields MTNHRTARLIAIVAGLLGTVLAVATPLLPVTQTTAQLNWPQNGTLTSVDAPLIGYVATDLNISIPCSAAAGLSGPRNVLLSTVPKQAPKAVDRGLLIERVGDDLLVIVRNTPVVSAPLSQVLSPACQKLTFTAHADKVTGEFVGLYASPDQNGEVDPDRPLRGERGGYDFRPQIVGVYTDLAGPAPPGLTFSATIDSRYSSSPTWIKMLAMILGVAATAISLLALHRLDVADGMRTRRVLPPRWWSVTPLDGVVTAILVWWHFVGANTSDDGYILTMARVSEHAGYMANYYRWFGTPEAPFGWYYDLLALWTHVSTASVWVRLPTLVMALACWWVISREVIPRLGRAVKRSRAAAWTAAAMFLAFWLPLNNGLRPEPIIALGILLTWCSVERGVATSRLLPVAIATIIGALTLFSGPTGIAAVGALLVAVGPLRTIVAAHTSRFGRLALLAPIAAAATVTIILIFRDQTLVGEIEASSFKSLIGPSLSWFDEHIRYERLFTTSPDGSVARRFAVLTLLLALAISVAVSLRKGRIPGTAAGPARRIIGITIISFLAMMFTPTKWTHHFGVFAGLAGSLGALAAVAVTAAAMHSKRNRTIFTAAVLFMMALSFATVNGWWYVSNFGVPWSNQFPEWHFGFTTMLLGLSVLALLVAAWLHFSGQDRPRPWSRFTHAPLAVAAWVVVIFEVLSLTLGVTEQYPAWSVGRSNLDALTGKTCGLADDVMVEQDPNLGMLLPVDKPIGEALGGTTAANFGPNGIPADVSADPVMEQPGGTNFADTDSGPVTASEPGTEGGTTAVAGVNGSKARLPYNLNPARTPVMGSWRPGAQQPAALRSAWYRLPPRGERGPLLVVAAAGRFDPGEVVVQWATDEQAAKNTPGGGLGFADVGAAPAWRNLRAPMSAIPEDATQVRLVATDDDLAPQHWIAVTPPRIPHLRTLQDVVGSTDPVLLDWLVGLAFPCQRPFGHQNGVTEVPKWRILPDRFGAEANSPVMDYLGGGPLGITELLLRATPVPTYLKDDWFRDWGSLQQLTQFYPNAVPARIDLGTATRSGWWSPAPLRPS from the coding sequence GTGACCAACCACCGCACTGCGCGGCTGATTGCCATCGTCGCGGGCCTGCTGGGCACCGTGCTCGCCGTGGCAACCCCGCTGCTGCCCGTCACCCAGACCACCGCGCAGCTCAACTGGCCCCAGAACGGGACACTCACCAGTGTCGACGCCCCGCTGATCGGCTACGTCGCCACCGACCTGAACATCTCGATCCCGTGCAGCGCCGCCGCGGGCCTCTCGGGGCCACGCAACGTCCTGCTGTCCACCGTGCCCAAGCAGGCACCGAAGGCCGTGGACCGCGGGCTGCTCATCGAGCGGGTGGGCGACGACCTGCTGGTGATCGTGCGCAACACCCCGGTGGTCAGCGCGCCGCTGAGCCAGGTGCTCAGCCCGGCCTGCCAGAAGCTCACCTTCACCGCCCATGCCGACAAGGTCACCGGCGAGTTCGTCGGCCTGTATGCCAGCCCCGACCAGAACGGCGAGGTCGACCCGGACCGGCCGCTGCGCGGCGAACGCGGTGGCTATGACTTCCGCCCCCAGATCGTCGGCGTCTACACCGACCTGGCCGGCCCCGCCCCGCCCGGCCTGACCTTCTCGGCCACCATCGACTCGCGCTACAGCAGCTCGCCCACCTGGATCAAGATGCTGGCGATGATCCTCGGGGTGGCCGCCACCGCCATCTCGCTGCTCGCCCTGCACCGCCTCGACGTGGCCGACGGCATGCGGACCCGCCGCGTCCTGCCACCGCGCTGGTGGTCGGTCACCCCGCTGGACGGCGTCGTCACCGCGATCCTGGTGTGGTGGCATTTCGTCGGCGCCAACACCTCCGACGACGGCTACATCCTCACCATGGCCCGGGTGTCCGAACACGCCGGGTACATGGCCAACTACTACCGCTGGTTCGGTACACCCGAGGCCCCGTTCGGCTGGTACTACGACCTGCTCGCGCTGTGGACACACGTGTCCACCGCCAGCGTCTGGGTTCGGCTGCCCACCCTGGTGATGGCGCTGGCCTGCTGGTGGGTGATCAGCCGGGAGGTGATCCCCCGCTTGGGCCGGGCCGTGAAACGCAGCCGCGCGGCGGCGTGGACGGCGGCGGCGATGTTCCTGGCGTTCTGGCTGCCGCTGAACAACGGGCTGCGCCCGGAGCCGATCATCGCCCTGGGCATCCTGTTGACATGGTGCTCGGTGGAACGCGGGGTGGCCACCAGCCGACTGCTGCCGGTCGCCATCGCCACCATCATCGGCGCGCTGACCCTGTTCTCCGGCCCCACCGGGATCGCCGCGGTCGGTGCCCTGCTGGTGGCCGTCGGACCGCTGCGCACGATCGTGGCCGCGCACACCTCACGCTTCGGGCGCCTTGCTCTGCTGGCGCCGATCGCGGCGGCCGCGACGGTGACGATCATCCTGATCTTCCGCGATCAGACGCTGGTCGGTGAGATCGAGGCCAGCAGCTTCAAATCGCTGATCGGGCCGAGCCTGAGTTGGTTCGACGAGCACATCCGCTACGAGCGGTTGTTCACCACCAGCCCGGACGGCTCCGTGGCCCGCCGTTTTGCCGTGCTCACCCTGCTTCTGGCGCTTGCCATTTCGGTGGCGGTGTCGCTGCGCAAGGGCCGTATCCCCGGCACCGCGGCGGGTCCGGCGCGGCGGATCATCGGCATCACCATCATCTCGTTCTTGGCGATGATGTTCACCCCCACCAAGTGGACGCACCACTTCGGCGTGTTCGCCGGGCTGGCCGGTTCGCTCGGCGCGTTGGCCGCGGTCGCGGTGACCGCGGCGGCCATGCACTCCAAACGCAACCGCACCATCTTCACCGCGGCGGTGCTGTTCATGATGGCGCTGTCGTTCGCCACCGTGAACGGGTGGTGGTACGTCTCGAATTTCGGTGTGCCGTGGTCGAATCAGTTCCCCGAGTGGCATTTCGGGTTCACCACCATGCTGCTCGGGCTTTCCGTGCTCGCCTTGTTGGTGGCCGCGTGGCTGCACTTCTCCGGCCAGGACCGACCCCGGCCGTGGTCCCGGTTCACCCACGCCCCGTTGGCGGTGGCGGCCTGGGTGGTGGTGATCTTCGAGGTGCTGTCACTGACCCTCGGGGTCACCGAGCAGTACCCGGCGTGGTCGGTCGGCCGGTCCAACCTGGACGCGCTGACCGGCAAGACCTGCGGCCTGGCCGACGACGTGATGGTGGAACAGGACCCCAACCTCGGCATGCTGCTGCCGGTCGACAAGCCGATCGGCGAGGCGCTCGGGGGTACCACCGCTGCGAACTTCGGGCCGAACGGGATTCCGGCGGACGTGTCGGCCGACCCGGTGATGGAGCAACCGGGCGGCACCAACTTCGCCGATACCGACTCGGGCCCGGTCACCGCGAGCGAACCCGGCACCGAGGGCGGCACCACCGCCGTGGCCGGCGTCAACGGTTCCAAGGCGCGGCTGCCGTACAACCTGAACCCGGCCCGCACCCCGGTGATGGGCAGCTGGCGGCCCGGTGCCCAGCAGCCCGCCGCGCTGCGCTCGGCGTGGTATCGCCTGCCACCGCGCGGCGAACGCGGCCCGCTGCTGGTGGTCGCCGCCGCCGGCCGGTTCGATCCCGGTGAGGTGGTGGTGCAGTGGGCCACCGACGAGCAGGCCGCCAAGAACACCCCCGGCGGGGGCCTGGGCTTCGCCGATGTCGGGGCCGCGCCCGCATGGCGCAATCTGCGCGCGCCCATGTCGGCGATCCCCGAGGATGCCACCCAGGTCCGGCTGGTGGCCACCGACGACGACCTGGCGCCCCAGCACTGGATCGCGGTCACCCCGCCACGGATCCCGCACCTGCGCACACTGCAGGACGTCGTCGGGTCGACGGATCCGGTGCTGCTGGACTGGCTGGTGGGCCTGGCGTTCCCGTGCCAGCGTCCGTTCGGCCACCAGAACGGTGTCACCGAGGTACCCAAGTGGCGGATCCTGCCGGACCGGTTCGGCGCCGAGGCAAACTCACCGGTGATGGACTACCTGGGCGGCGGCCCGCTGGGGATCACCGAGTTGCTGCTGCGTGCCACGCCGGTGCCGACGTATCTGAAGGACGATTGGTTCCGCGACTGGGGATCACTGCAGCAACTCACCCAGTTCTATCCCAACGCCGTCCCGGCACGCATCGATCTGGGCACCGCGACCCGCAGCGGATGGTGGAGCCCGGCACCGCTTCGACCTTCCTGA
- a CDS encoding alkane 1-monooxygenase → MPGLVPLAWLLVQLTGQEVFWWVGPVMAFMIVPVLDHLVGSAESDESERTLDWLEDDAFYRWVTYLYLPNQYLSLVFACWLWSGGGWVTMSWLDKAGLMLTVGIVGGISINAAHELGHRRATAERRLSKLALAQTGYGHFYVEHNRGHHVRVATAEDPASARLGETVYHFIPRSVLGGLRSAWSLERNRLARAGRSPWTLRNEVLNAWLLSAVMFIGLNVWFGAVVAPWLIGQAVIGVCLLESVNYLEHYGLRRQRLATGRYERVGPQHSWNSNTLIANVFLFHLQRHSDHHTNPQRRYQTLRHADEAPQLPFGYGTMLVLAWCTPIWRRVMDPRVLDHYDGDISRAALHPARTPAA, encoded by the coding sequence GTGCCTGGCCTTGTGCCGTTGGCGTGGCTACTCGTCCAGCTGACCGGCCAGGAAGTGTTCTGGTGGGTGGGGCCGGTCATGGCCTTCATGATCGTCCCTGTACTGGATCACCTGGTCGGAAGCGCCGAATCCGACGAATCCGAGCGCACCCTGGACTGGCTGGAAGACGACGCCTTCTACCGTTGGGTCACCTACCTCTACCTGCCGAACCAGTACCTGTCGCTGGTGTTCGCGTGCTGGCTGTGGAGCGGCGGCGGCTGGGTCACCATGAGCTGGCTGGACAAGGCCGGACTGATGCTCACCGTCGGAATTGTGGGCGGAATCTCAATCAACGCCGCACATGAGCTCGGTCACCGGCGCGCCACCGCCGAACGCCGGCTCAGCAAGCTCGCCCTGGCACAGACCGGCTACGGCCACTTCTACGTCGAGCACAACCGCGGCCACCACGTGCGGGTGGCGACCGCCGAGGATCCGGCCAGCGCGCGGCTCGGCGAGACGGTCTACCACTTCATCCCGCGCTCGGTGCTGGGCGGCCTGCGGTCGGCCTGGAGCCTGGAACGCAACCGGCTGGCCCGGGCCGGCAGGTCGCCGTGGACGCTGCGTAACGAGGTGCTCAACGCCTGGTTGTTGAGCGCCGTGATGTTCATCGGGCTCAACGTGTGGTTCGGCGCCGTCGTCGCACCCTGGCTGATCGGTCAGGCCGTCATCGGGGTGTGCTTGCTGGAGTCGGTGAACTATCTGGAGCACTACGGGCTGCGCCGGCAAAGGTTGGCCACCGGCCGCTACGAGCGGGTCGGGCCGCAGCACTCGTGGAACAGCAACACACTCATCGCCAATGTGTTCCTGTTCCATCTGCAGCGGCACTCCGATCACCACACCAACCCGCAGCGGCGATACCAGACGCTGCGCCACGCCGACGAGGCGCCGCAGCTGCCGTTCGGGTACGGCACGATGCTGGTGCTGGCCTGGTGCACCCCGATCTGGCGGCGGGTGATGGATCCCCGGGTGCTCGACCACTACGACGGCGACATCAGCCGGGCCGCCCTGCACCCGGCCCGGACACCGGCCGCGTAA
- a CDS encoding GMC oxidoreductase, which produces MIGSGYGGGVSALRLAQAGVQTLVLERGRLWDTADADGKRFTKMLPADTRAGWFADVPPSIVTSYRGVSISAVAAHNPSAQPKQAGICEKVTHGAHHVFRGTGVGGGSMVNAAIAAIPTPDQVRAAFPDIDPAEFLGTYVERAKAALRINYRNMDWFEQTPYFQYARVGRQYADAAGYQVDYNGSAYSFDYMVREANGEVPLSALDWECQFGNNYGRDGSVDQTYIAAAVQTGKVTLQTLTEVTGIRREKSGEYVVSTRRIDRWGAEQSRDEFGCEQLYLAAGVLGTNELLLRARETGTLPDLSDEIGRGYGNNGDVMVAHNTGAADPVGTKQSLLGMINLDGRNDPDNPVYASMFSLPLPVETNALGYYVMVKTGDRSEITYDKASDSIRIDWPQSHTDHLIERAKVVFDKVTQANGVDYRDDLFDGNVFASNTVHPLGGCVRGKATDAFGRVNGYDNLYVNDASLVPGYIGCNPFMSITALAERNIEAILAGRH; this is translated from the coding sequence GTGATCGGCAGCGGCTACGGCGGCGGGGTCAGTGCGCTGAGGCTGGCTCAGGCCGGGGTGCAGACCCTGGTGCTGGAGCGCGGCCGGCTGTGGGACACCGCCGACGCGGACGGCAAACGGTTCACCAAGATGCTGCCCGCGGACACCCGAGCGGGCTGGTTCGCCGACGTCCCGCCCAGCATCGTGACGTCGTACCGGGGTGTGTCCATCTCCGCGGTCGCCGCCCACAATCCGTCCGCCCAGCCCAAGCAGGCCGGCATCTGCGAGAAGGTCACCCATGGTGCCCATCACGTGTTCCGCGGGACGGGGGTCGGCGGCGGCTCGATGGTCAATGCCGCGATCGCGGCCATCCCGACGCCGGACCAGGTGCGGGCGGCCTTTCCCGATATCGACCCGGCGGAATTCCTGGGCACCTATGTCGAGCGCGCGAAGGCCGCGCTGCGGATCAACTACCGCAACATGGACTGGTTCGAGCAGACGCCCTACTTCCAGTACGCGCGCGTCGGCCGTCAGTACGCCGACGCCGCTGGATACCAGGTCGACTACAACGGCAGCGCCTATTCGTTCGACTACATGGTGCGCGAGGCCAATGGTGAGGTGCCGCTGTCGGCGCTGGACTGGGAGTGCCAGTTCGGCAACAACTACGGCCGCGACGGCAGCGTGGACCAGACCTACATCGCGGCGGCGGTGCAGACCGGCAAGGTGACGTTGCAGACCCTGACCGAGGTCACCGGTATCCGTCGCGAGAAATCCGGTGAGTACGTGGTGTCAACCCGGCGCATCGACCGGTGGGGAGCCGAGCAGTCCCGCGACGAATTCGGTTGTGAGCAGCTGTATCTGGCCGCCGGTGTGCTGGGCACCAACGAGCTGTTGTTGCGCGCCCGCGAGACCGGCACGCTGCCTGACCTGTCCGACGAGATCGGCCGCGGCTACGGCAACAACGGCGATGTGATGGTGGCGCACAACACCGGCGCGGCCGACCCGGTGGGCACCAAGCAGTCCCTGCTGGGCATGATCAACCTGGACGGCCGCAACGACCCCGACAATCCGGTGTACGCCAGCATGTTCTCGCTACCTTTGCCGGTCGAGACCAACGCCCTCGGCTACTACGTCATGGTCAAGACCGGTGACCGCTCCGAGATCACCTACGACAAGGCGTCCGACTCCATCCGCATCGACTGGCCGCAGAGTCACACCGATCATCTGATCGAGCGGGCCAAGGTCGTCTTCGACAAGGTCACCCAGGCCAACGGCGTCGACTACCGCGACGACCTGTTCGATGGAAACGTCTTCGCCTCCAACACCGTTCACCCGCTGGGCGGATGTGTCCGGGGCAAGGCCACCGATGCCTTCGGCCGGGTGAACGGCTACGACAACCTCTACGTCAACGACGCGTCACTGGTCCCCGGCTATATCGGCTGCAATCCGTTCATGTCGATCACCGCGCTGGCCGAGCGCAATATCGAAGCCATCCTGGCCGGCCGGCACTAA
- a CDS encoding decaprenylphospho-beta-D-erythro-pentofuranosid-2-ulose 2-reductase, with product MIDATGNPQTILLLGGTSEIALAIAERYLRNAKARVILADLPNAPKREAAIAQLESAGAKSVQYLDFDALDTASHPKVIEAAWADGDVDVAVVAFGVLGDAEELWQNQAKAVATAQINYVAAVSVGVLVGEKMRAQGFGQIIAMSSVAGERVRRSNFVYGSTKAGLDGFYLGLGEALREFGVHVLVIRPGQVRTTTTLEHWKATGAKEAPFTVDKEQVADLAVTAAAKGKDLVWAPGQVRVLMSVLRHIPRPVFRKLPI from the coding sequence ATGATCGACGCCACCGGCAACCCACAGACCATCCTGCTGCTGGGCGGAACATCCGAGATCGCGCTGGCCATCGCCGAGCGGTACCTGCGCAACGCGAAGGCACGGGTCATCCTGGCCGACCTGCCCAACGCACCCAAGCGCGAAGCCGCCATCGCCCAGCTCGAGTCCGCCGGCGCGAAGTCGGTGCAGTACCTGGATTTCGACGCCCTGGACACCGCCTCACACCCGAAGGTGATCGAAGCCGCCTGGGCCGACGGCGACGTCGACGTCGCGGTGGTCGCCTTCGGCGTGCTCGGGGACGCCGAGGAGTTGTGGCAGAACCAGGCCAAGGCGGTGGCCACCGCCCAGATCAACTACGTCGCCGCGGTATCGGTGGGCGTACTGGTCGGCGAGAAGATGCGCGCCCAGGGTTTCGGACAGATCATCGCGATGTCCTCGGTGGCCGGCGAGCGGGTCCGCCGCTCCAATTTCGTGTACGGCTCCACCAAGGCCGGCCTGGACGGTTTCTACCTTGGGCTGGGAGAGGCGTTGCGCGAGTTCGGGGTTCACGTGCTGGTGATCCGGCCCGGTCAGGTACGCACCACCACCACACTCGAGCACTGGAAGGCCACCGGCGCCAAGGAAGCCCCGTTCACGGTGGACAAGGAACAGGTGGCCGACCTGGCGGTGACCGCGGCCGCCAAGGGCAAGGACCTGGTCTGGGCGCCCGGGCAGGTGCGGGTGCTGATGTCGGTGCTGCGGCACATCCCGCGCCCGGTCTTCCGCAAGCTACCCATCTGA
- a CDS encoding galactan 5-O-arabinofuranosyltransferase, with translation MRHTLPASPARVLSQMVVAVILSATVSAVALIAIDRVEWPAYNSSNQLHALTTVGQVAALAGIFAAGWLWRRGRRVLARVTAVAMLSALSVVTLAMPLGATKLYLFGISVDQQFRTEYLTRLADSPALHDMTYQGLPPYYPPGWFWIGGRLAALTGTPAWEMYKPWAIVSITAACAVAFVLWKAMIRFEAALVVTTATAVVTLAYTSTEPYAAVITVLLPPVFVLAWSGLGGKARNGGWGAVLGVAIFLGAAALTYTLLLAYAAFTIALMALVLTVSRRSLDPLLRLVVVGVLSGAIALIGWGPWLLAAATGTPADTGTAQHYLPDDAAVLTFPMFQTTLLGALCLLGTVWLVMYARSSTRAGALTVGVVAVYLWSLLSMLTTLMGTTLLSFRLQPTLTVLLAAAGAFGFIAVTQAVAARYQHPGRHLVAVAATIGAIGAVTFSQDVPDVLRSDITVAYTDTDGYGLRADRRPPGSEQYYREIDARIRQVTGRPRHDTVVMTADYSFLSYYPYYGFQGLTSHYANPLAQFKERSAAIESWALFTEPDQLIGALDTLPWAPPTVFLMRRGGPDSYTLRLAADVYPNQPNVKRYQVELNAAIFDDPRWDVSTAGPFTLAIRR, from the coding sequence ATGAGGCACACTCTGCCGGCCTCCCCGGCTCGGGTCCTGAGCCAAATGGTGGTCGCGGTCATCCTGTCGGCCACCGTGTCCGCCGTGGCGCTGATCGCGATCGACCGCGTCGAATGGCCGGCGTACAACTCGTCGAACCAGTTGCACGCGTTGACCACCGTCGGCCAGGTCGCCGCCCTGGCCGGGATCTTCGCCGCCGGGTGGCTGTGGCGGCGCGGCCGGCGGGTGCTGGCCAGGGTCACGGCGGTGGCCATGCTGTCGGCCCTGTCGGTGGTCACCCTGGCGATGCCGCTCGGCGCCACCAAGCTGTACCTCTTCGGCATCTCGGTCGACCAGCAGTTCCGCACCGAATACCTGACCCGGCTGGCCGACAGCCCGGCCCTTCACGACATGACCTACCAGGGCCTGCCGCCGTACTACCCGCCCGGCTGGTTCTGGATCGGCGGCCGGCTGGCCGCCCTGACCGGCACCCCGGCCTGGGAGATGTACAAGCCGTGGGCCATCGTCTCGATCACCGCCGCCTGCGCCGTCGCCTTCGTGCTGTGGAAGGCGATGATCCGGTTCGAGGCCGCCCTCGTGGTCACCACCGCGACCGCCGTCGTCACCCTGGCCTACACCTCCACCGAGCCGTACGCGGCCGTCATCACGGTGCTGCTGCCGCCGGTGTTCGTGCTGGCCTGGTCGGGACTGGGCGGGAAGGCCAGAAACGGCGGCTGGGGCGCGGTGCTCGGGGTCGCGATCTTCCTGGGTGCCGCTGCACTGACCTACACGCTGCTGCTGGCTTACGCGGCCTTCACCATCGCCCTGATGGCGCTGGTGTTGACGGTGTCCCGGCGCAGCCTGGACCCGCTGCTGCGGCTGGTGGTCGTCGGAGTCCTCTCGGGGGCCATCGCACTGATCGGCTGGGGGCCGTGGCTGCTGGCCGCCGCCACGGGCACCCCCGCCGACACCGGTACCGCCCAGCACTATCTGCCCGACGACGCGGCGGTGCTCACCTTCCCGATGTTCCAGACCACCCTGCTGGGGGCGCTCTGCCTGCTCGGCACCGTGTGGCTGGTGATGTACGCGCGGTCGTCCACCCGCGCCGGCGCGCTGACGGTCGGCGTGGTGGCCGTCTACCTGTGGTCGCTGCTGTCCATGCTCACCACCCTGATGGGCACCACGCTGCTGTCGTTCCGGCTGCAGCCGACCCTGACCGTGCTGCTCGCCGCCGCCGGCGCCTTCGGCTTCATCGCGGTGACGCAGGCCGTCGCGGCGCGCTACCAGCACCCGGGCCGGCATCTGGTCGCCGTCGCCGCCACCATCGGGGCCATCGGCGCCGTCACCTTCAGCCAGGACGTGCCCGACGTGCTGCGCTCGGACATCACCGTCGCCTACACCGACACCGACGGCTACGGGCTGCGCGCCGACCGCCGCCCGCCCGGGTCCGAGCAGTACTACCGGGAGATCGACGCCCGCATCCGGCAGGTGACCGGCCGGCCCCGGCACGACACCGTCGTGATGACCGCCGACTACAGCTTCCTGTCCTATTACCCGTACTACGGCTTCCAGGGCCTCACCTCGCACTACGCCAATCCGCTGGCCCAGTTCAAGGAGCGCTCCGCGGCCATCGAGAGCTGGGCGCTGTTCACCGAACCCGACCAGCTCATCGGGGCGCTGGACACGCTGCCGTGGGCCCCGCCCACGGTGTTCCTGATGCGCCGGGGCGGGCCGGACAGTTACACGTTGCGCCTGGCGGCCGACGTCTATCCCAACCAGCCCAACGTCAAGCGCTACCAGGTGGAACTCAACGCGGCCATCTTCGACGACCCGCGCTGGGACGTCTCGACGGCCGGTCCGTTCACGCTGGCGATCCGGCGGTGA